A single region of the Deinococcus fonticola genome encodes:
- a CDS encoding AMP-binding protein gives MKTPLTPLDLVRRGLKLYPNNVAVTEPGGPQFTYREWARRVYQLARAVQAAGYAGRHVAVLAPNTHGGLLTYSAVPWAGSVLVPLNTRLTPEEYDFQLRHAEVKLLLVDESLHDRVAKVAGDQGIEVWVMGAANGAGKDFEARLAAQNDSPLPPAVQDEDDTITINFTSGTTSDPKGVMLTHRNCLLNAIETLYYFKVDQDSVYLHTLPDFHANGWGGVWSPFGVGATHVCLPAVQADAAYDAIEEYGVTHLSAAPTVLSMLTDPACARKVTREIRVATAGSPPHARTIADMNNLGFHVIQVYGLTEVSPLITIAELSADQEALPIERRAPLIAKQGFEMLLAGEVEVMDEHLSSIPHDGETLGEIMVRGNLVLKGYYRNPEATEKAMHGGWFHTGDVAVVHPDGRIEIRDRNKDVIISGGENISSVEVEGVLYAHPAVREAVVVAMPDAKWGEVPCAFIALHAGQRATPEELTQHVRAHLAGFKTPKHYEFRDDLPKTASGKFQKFILRAELWHGKARGVN, from the coding sequence ATGAAAACGCCGCTGACTCCTCTTGATCTGGTTCGCCGTGGCCTGAAACTCTACCCGAACAACGTGGCGGTCACCGAGCCGGGCGGCCCGCAGTTCACTTACCGCGAGTGGGCGCGGCGCGTTTACCAGCTCGCGCGGGCGGTGCAGGCCGCCGGGTATGCGGGGCGGCACGTGGCGGTGCTGGCCCCGAACACCCACGGGGGCTTACTCACCTACTCCGCGGTGCCGTGGGCGGGCAGCGTGCTGGTTCCGCTGAACACCCGCCTGACCCCGGAGGAATACGACTTTCAGCTCAGGCACGCCGAGGTGAAACTGCTGCTGGTGGACGAAAGCCTGCATGACAGGGTGGCGAAGGTCGCGGGCGACCAGGGCATCGAGGTGTGGGTGATGGGCGCGGCGAACGGCGCGGGGAAGGATTTTGAAGCGAGACTGGCAGCCCAGAACGACTCTCCCCTGCCCCCAGCCGTGCAGGACGAGGACGACACCATCACCATCAACTTCACGAGCGGCACCACCTCGGACCCGAAAGGCGTGATGCTGACGCACCGCAACTGCCTGCTGAACGCCATCGAAACGCTGTACTACTTCAAGGTCGATCAGGACAGCGTGTACCTGCACACCCTGCCGGATTTTCACGCGAACGGCTGGGGCGGGGTGTGGAGTCCGTTCGGGGTGGGGGCCACCCACGTGTGCCTGCCTGCCGTGCAGGCCGACGCCGCTTACGACGCCATCGAGGAGTACGGCGTGACCCACCTGAGCGCCGCGCCCACGGTGCTATCCATGCTGACCGACCCCGCCTGCGCCAGAAAAGTCACCCGCGAAATTCGCGTCGCTACCGCCGGCAGCCCGCCGCACGCCCGCACCATCGCCGACATGAACAACCTGGGCTTTCACGTCATTCAGGTGTATGGCCTGACCGAAGTCAGCCCCCTGATCACCATTGCAGAACTGTCCGCCGATCAGGAGGCGCTACCCATCGAACGCCGCGCCCCCTTGATCGCCAAGCAGGGCTTCGAGATGCTGCTGGCCGGCGAGGTCGAGGTCATGGACGAGCACCTGAGTTCCATCCCGCACGACGGCGAAACGCTGGGCGAAATCATGGTGCGCGGCAACCTGGTGCTCAAGGGCTACTACCGCAACCCCGAAGCTACCGAGAAAGCCATGCATGGCGGCTGGTTCCACACCGGGGACGTGGCGGTGGTTCACCCGGACGGGCGCATTGAAATCCGTGACCGCAACAAGGACGTGATCATCTCGGGCGGCGAGAACATCAGCAGCGTGGAAGTCGAGGGCGTGCTGTACGCCCACCCGGCCGTGCGCGAGGCGGTGGTGGTCGCCATGCCCGACGCGAAATGGGGCGAAGTGCCGTGCGCCTTTATCGCTCTGCACGCGGGCCAGAGAGCCACACCCGAGGAACTCACGCAGCACGTCCGCGCGCACCTGGCCGGATTCAAGACCCCCAAGCACTACGAGTTCCGCGACGATCTGCCCAAGACCGCCAGCGGCAAATTCCAGAAATTCATCCTGCGGGCCGAACTGTGGCACGGCAAGGCGCGGGGCGTGAACTGA
- a CDS encoding CorA family divalent cation transporter: MPTRVLLFNADGNDTELPFTAAALQKPGGRQLLWVDLEGEVPENLADTLVALELDASSLGRLARPPAGHPYLTHSGAYLTLGVKAAQNARTFIPLTVVAGENFVVTAHPQGIGPLSTFMGEMQGDTQLGQLDSAAFVSVLLSRVLESYFTAMNGLEDQTDHLDERLLRPDPPEDPLEELVDLRRQAGDLRRELARHRPVFMHLAGADFVVYAGDQHEAQFGRLLTQFEHTLESALHTRDMVVESFDLYMARLGQRTNDIMRVLTIVTLTLGILAAVAGLMGMNFQADLFKTGNAGFRDVLIGSALLIVVILVISRRRKWL, translated from the coding sequence ATGCCGACTCGCGTTCTCCTCTTCAATGCCGATGGCAACGACACCGAGTTGCCGTTCACCGCAGCGGCGCTGCAAAAACCGGGCGGGCGGCAACTGCTGTGGGTGGATCTGGAAGGCGAGGTGCCGGAGAACCTGGCCGACACGCTGGTCGCGCTGGAACTGGACGCTTCCTCGCTAGGCCGCCTGGCCCGTCCGCCCGCCGGTCACCCTTACCTGACCCACTCCGGCGCGTACCTGACCCTGGGCGTGAAGGCCGCCCAGAACGCGCGGACGTTCATTCCGTTGACGGTGGTGGCCGGTGAGAACTTCGTGGTAACGGCGCACCCGCAGGGCATCGGCCCGCTCTCGACCTTCATGGGGGAAATGCAGGGGGACACGCAGCTGGGGCAACTCGACTCGGCGGCGTTCGTGTCGGTGCTGCTCTCGCGCGTGCTGGAAAGTTACTTCACGGCCATGAACGGCCTGGAAGACCAGACCGATCACCTCGACGAGCGCCTGCTGCGCCCGGATCCGCCCGAAGACCCGCTGGAGGAACTGGTGGACTTGCGCCGTCAGGCGGGCGATCTGCGGCGCGAACTGGCCCGTCACCGCCCGGTGTTCATGCACCTGGCCGGCGCGGACTTCGTGGTGTACGCCGGCGACCAGCACGAGGCGCAGTTCGGGCGGCTGCTCACGCAGTTCGAGCACACCCTGGAAAGTGCCCTGCACACCCGCGACATGGTGGTGGAATCCTTCGACCTGTACATGGCCCGCCTGGGGCAGCGCACCAACGACATCATGCGCGTGCTGACCATCGTGACCCTCACGCTGGGCATTCTGGCCGCCGTGGCCGGCCTGATGGGCATGAACTTCCAGGCGGACCTGTTCAAGACCGGCAACGCCGGCTTCCGTGACGTGCTGATCGGCTCGGCCCTCCTGATCGTGGTGATCCTGGTGATCAGTCGGCGACGCAAATGGCTGTAA
- a CDS encoding polynucleotide kinase-phosphatase, translated as MTDPPNTIHLPELALVALVGASSAGKSTFAARHFRPSEVLSSDTFRALVSDDENSLEATADAFESLFFVAGKRLARGRLTVVDATSVRPDDRRRLVDLARRHDVLPVAVVLDLPRNVLEERHAARPDRNFDPAVIGRQIAELRRTLRGLPKEGFRHVWVLRSPQEVEAARVERVPLHTNKKHLHGPFDFIGDVHGCLNELQELLVKLGYTVNGLEVTPPPDRTAVFVGDLVDRGPDSAGVLRLVMNMVKSGAALAVPGNHDEKLKRALDGKAVKALHGLDVTLAQLEAAGSDFKTEVRDFLERLVSHLVLDDGQVVVAHAGLPEHYQGRSSGRVRSFALYGDVDGSQDELGLPVRRDWAAAYRGAARVVYGHTPVARASWVNKTIDIDTGCAFGGSLTALRYPELELVSVAAHAQYAVPARPLPGEADPQPERGFDLADFLQPGRVDTRTHGGILLKAGERAAAVETFSRFGVDPRWCPYLPPTMSPVETSTLDGFLEHPQEAFAYYRAQGITQVICEEKHMGSRALLVLTRNEDAASTRFGVPGSSGCIYTRTGRPFFNAEWEAVILERARAAVTKAGLWDALNSDWLLLDAEILPWSLKAGELIRAQYAAVGAAGNAALPAAVQVLETAAERGVPVRDRLERTRERLGDLQAYRDAYRAYLRRVEGPDDVKIMPFHLLASEGAVHTDRDHLWHLNTLGSLAAADGTLFGQTAHRAVTLGSPDEQAATDWWLDLTARGGEGMVVKPLAFLSAEPRSLQPAVKVRGREYLRIIYGPEYTRPEHLTRLRARALGAKRARALREFHLGLEGLHRFVEQAGLARVHECVLGVLALEADPGDARL; from the coding sequence GCGGCTGGCGCGCGGCAGGCTGACGGTGGTGGACGCCACCTCGGTCAGGCCGGACGACCGCCGCCGGCTGGTGGATTTAGCGCGGCGGCACGACGTTCTGCCAGTGGCCGTGGTACTGGACTTGCCGAGAAATGTGCTGGAGGAACGGCACGCGGCCCGCCCGGATCGGAATTTCGACCCGGCGGTGATCGGGCGGCAGATCGCAGAGTTGCGCCGCACCCTGCGCGGCCTGCCCAAGGAGGGCTTCCGGCACGTCTGGGTGCTGCGCAGCCCGCAGGAGGTCGAGGCCGCGCGGGTCGAGCGGGTGCCGCTGCACACCAACAAAAAGCACCTGCACGGCCCGTTCGATTTCATCGGGGACGTTCACGGTTGCCTGAACGAATTGCAGGAACTGCTGGTGAAGCTGGGTTACACCGTCAATGGCCTGGAGGTCACGCCCCCGCCGGACCGCACGGCGGTGTTCGTGGGCGACCTGGTCGACCGGGGGCCGGACAGCGCCGGGGTACTGCGCCTGGTCATGAATATGGTGAAGTCGGGCGCGGCGCTGGCCGTGCCGGGCAACCACGACGAGAAACTCAAGCGCGCCCTGGACGGCAAGGCGGTCAAGGCGCTGCACGGGCTGGACGTGACCCTGGCACAACTGGAGGCCGCTGGCAGCGATTTTAAAACAGAAGTGCGCGACTTTCTGGAGCGGCTGGTGAGTCACCTGGTGCTGGACGACGGCCAGGTCGTGGTGGCGCACGCGGGCCTGCCGGAGCATTACCAGGGGCGCAGCAGTGGCCGCGTGCGCAGTTTCGCGCTGTACGGCGACGTGGACGGCAGCCAGGACGAACTGGGCCTGCCGGTGCGGCGCGACTGGGCCGCCGCGTACCGGGGCGCGGCGCGGGTGGTGTACGGGCACACGCCGGTGGCGCGGGCCAGCTGGGTCAACAAGACCATCGACATCGACACCGGCTGCGCCTTCGGCGGGTCGCTGACGGCGCTGCGGTATCCGGAGCTGGAACTGGTCAGTGTGGCCGCCCACGCGCAGTATGCTGTGCCGGCCCGCCCGCTGCCGGGCGAGGCCGACCCCCAGCCGGAGCGCGGGTTCGATCTGGCGGACTTCCTGCAACCCGGCCGGGTAGACACGCGCACGCACGGCGGCATTCTGCTGAAGGCTGGCGAACGGGCCGCGGCGGTCGAGACCTTCAGCCGCTTCGGCGTCGATCCGCGCTGGTGCCCCTACCTGCCGCCCACCATGAGCCCGGTGGAAACCAGCACACTGGACGGCTTTCTGGAGCACCCCCAGGAGGCTTTTGCGTACTACCGCGCCCAGGGCATAACGCAGGTGATCTGCGAGGAGAAGCACATGGGCAGCCGCGCCCTGCTGGTGCTGACCCGGAACGAAGACGCAGCCAGCACGCGCTTCGGCGTTCCAGGCAGCAGCGGCTGCATCTACACCCGCACCGGGCGGCCCTTTTTCAACGCCGAGTGGGAGGCGGTCATTCTGGAACGCGCCCGCGCCGCCGTCACGAAAGCGGGCCTGTGGGACGCCCTGAACAGCGACTGGCTGCTGCTGGACGCCGAAATTCTGCCCTGGAGCCTGAAGGCCGGGGAACTGATCCGGGCGCAGTACGCCGCGGTGGGGGCCGCCGGAAATGCCGCTTTGCCCGCCGCGGTGCAGGTGCTGGAAACGGCGGCAGAGCGCGGTGTGCCGGTCCGTGACCGGCTGGAGCGCACGCGCGAGCGCCTGGGTGACCTGCAAGCGTACCGCGACGCCTACCGCGCCTATCTGCGCCGGGTCGAGGGGCCAGACGACGTGAAGATCATGCCGTTTCACCTGCTGGCCAGTGAGGGCGCCGTTCATACGGACAGGGATCACCTGTGGCACCTGAATACCCTGGGCAGCCTGGCGGCGGCGGACGGCACGCTGTTCGGCCAGACCGCGCACCGCGCCGTGACCCTGGGCAGTCCCGACGAACAGGCCGCCACCGACTGGTGGCTTGACCTGACCGCGCGCGGCGGCGAGGGCATGGTGGTCAAACCCCTGGCCTTCCTGAGCGCTGAGCCGCGCAGCCTGCAACCCGCCGTGAAGGTGCGCGGGCGCGAGTACCTGCGCATCATCTACGGCCCGGAGTACACCCGCCCCGAGCACCTGACGCGCCTGCGGGCCAGAGCACTGGGCGCCAAACGCGCCCGCGCCCTGCGCGAGTTTCACCTGGGGCTGGAGGGCCTGCACCGATTCGTGGAGCAGGCCGGCCTGGCCCGCGTCCACGAGTGCGTGCTGGGCGTCCTGGCGCTGGAGGCTGACCCCGGAGACGCGCGGCTGTAA